CTGTAGAGGTAGAGTATCTTTGTAAGTCTAGTCTCAACTTTGTAAAACAGGTTGCTAATCAGAAAAACATTCAGCTTAAATTAGCGATCGCCCCTAACATCCAATCAATCATAGTTGATGAACGCCGCATGAGGCAATCTCTGATTAATCTACTCAGCAACGCGGTCAAGTTCACCCCTAAAAATGGAATGGTTTCCTTAGAAGTGAAGCTTCAAAAGATAGAAGCTTTGGAATTAATTACCGAATGTGCCTATGCGCTAGTCTTCTCAATCATCGATACAGGTATTGGTATTTCTCCAACAGATATTAGTAAATTATTTCAAGCTTTTGTCCAGATTGATAGTAGTCTAAACCGTCAATATGCAGGCACAGGGCTAGGACTCACCCTAGTCAAACAGATTGCAGAACTGCATGGAGGATCTGTAAGGGTTGCCAGTCAAGTCGGTAAGGGAAGTTGTTTTTCGATAGTTCTACCCCATAGAGAGAGCATTAACGTAGAATCTCCTGATTTAGCTGACAATCATCGTTGTGACAGCAATTTAGATAGTAGTTTAGATAACGATTTAGATAATAGTTTGTCGGTTGATGCCTTGATTTTACTAGCGGATGATAATCCAAGTAATATTGAAACCTTTTCTAATTATTTAACTAGTCGAGGATATCGACTAATTTTTGCAAATAACGGTCAAGAGGCGATTAATATGATTATTGACCAAAGCCCTGATCTAGTTTTGATGGATATCCAAATGCCAGTCTTAGATGGGATCGGCGCGATCGCCCAGATTCGAGCAAATCCAAATATTAACCATATCCCGATTGTTGCCTTAACTGCTCTTGCCATGGCAGGCGATCGCGAAAAATGTTTAGCAGTTGGTGCAAATGAATATCTGACCAAACCTGTGAAACTATCTTATCTAGTTAAAATTATTCAACAACAACTCCAGAAAAAACTTAATTACTGATGTTACGTGGAACTCAGATGATGAATCTTTTGCTGCTAGCACAACAGGGCAACCACGGGGGGGATTGCCCCTACCCCAATAATTTAGATTTTTGTAGGGGCTGTGCCCCCGTGCCAGCCCTAGACTTAGATGATCGTAGGAATTCTATCCACGTAACATCAGTTAATTAATGGTAGTGCGGGGTTTGAGTACAAAACTAGGACATAAACCCAAAAGAATAATTGGTGGCGCAAAGCGCCACCAATTATTCTTTTGGATTAAAGCAAACTATTGCCAAGTTTGGCGAAATGCTTTGACCACTTGATCCATACCCACCGATCGCGAAGCCTTGAAGAGAATCCGATCGCCACTTTTGACTTTTTGTAAAAGCGTCTGTGTAATATCTTCATAGGACTGACAGGCGATCGCATATTTTAACGATCCATTGGCTCCTGCTAAAATTGCATCTGCCTCACCATCGGTCAAGATAATCGCTCCTTCGATTCCCAGTTTACTAATCGCTTCACCGACTTGACGATGCAATTGAGTAGACATTTCTCCCAATTCCTTCATCGTTCCCAACACCGCCCAATGACGCTTGGCGGGCATATCCGCAAGTTGTCTTAGAGCAGCCAACATTCCTTCAGGAGAAGCGTTATAAGTTTCATCAAGAATAATCACATCTTGAGGCAACTCGTATAATTGCGCTCTGCCAAAGGGTAAATCGAGTTTCCCTAGCCCTTGAGTAGTCCTAGCCCAGTCAAGATTTAACGCCTTGAGAACGGCTAAACCTGCCAAAAAATTTAAAGCATTATGCCGACCGGGTAAGGGTAATTCCCATGTCAAACCCTCTACCTGTAACTGATTATCAATTAGTTCTCCATTGATATCGCCAGTTCCCAAACCATAGGTAAGCGTTTTACCCTCCCAAACCTTGCTCGCAGTCTCTAGTAAAAGGGGATTACTAGCATTCAAAACAACCGTACCAGTGGGAGGTGTTTCCGCTAAAAGTTCACATTTAGCTTGGGCGATCGCTTCTCTTGATCCCAATCGCCCAATATGCGCCGTCCCAACATTGGTGATTACGCTTACCGTGGGCAAAGCCGTTTTTGCAAGCCGCTCAATTTCACCTAAACCACGCATTCCCATTTCTACAACCACAAAATCATCCTGCTCAGGGGCGATCGCTAATAGGGTTTGCGCTACACCAATATCATTATTATGATTAGCCTGACTTTTGTGGACGCGATGATCGGCTGTAGTGACATAGCAAGCCAACATACTCGCAATAATTTCTTTAGTGGTAGTTTTGCCCACAGAGCCAGTAATCGCTACTACTGGGTTTGAAAACTGCGATCGCCACCAACGCGCTAGATCTTGATAGGCTGCGATCGTATTGTCAACTGCTAGGACAGGCAAACCTGCGGCGGCAGTGGAACTAGCCCATTCACGACTGACGATCGCCGCCACTGCCCCTTGGGCGATCGCCTGAGCCACAAACCCATGACCATCGAAATTTTCGCCTATTAGAGCCACAAACAACTCTCCAGCTTTGAGTTTGCGGCTATCGGAAATAACGCCCCTTATCTCTTTGTTTTGCGCGTTTTCGTCAATATTGGCAACCGTTGCGGATGTGATGGCGATCGCTTGGCTAATCGTACAAATACAGGTCATGCTTAATTTTTTCTGTTCGTAGCTGTTCTAAGCTGAGGATGGAAAGCCTGAACTTAATAAGAAAGCCATACAAAGCATGGCTTTCTTATTAAGTTGATAGGCTTAATATCATTAGCTTTATTATTATCAGGCTTCAGGCAGCACATCATCACCAAACATTTCTTCTAAAGTTGTGAGATAAGGCTCAAACTCTTGGACATGTTCTTCGGAAAGATGGTTATGCATCTCTTGAGAAAGTAATCTTAACAAAGTGCGGACTAGTTCCCAACTAACTTTTAAAGGTGGATAGAGCATGATGCAAAGAGGAAAAAGCTCTTGTTGAATTGAAGAAACACTTTTTTCCAACGCACAGAGACAAAGATAAACTTGGAACATCTCAATATCGCGTAAGCTAGAAATACGAACTTGAGGCGAACTCAGCACGCCACTATGGCACTGATAGTCAGAATGCATAATCAGGGTTTTCTGAGAAACTTGACGAGCAATTTCACTGGTTAATGTCAGCAGATGGCGTACAGCCGCCAGAGCGATATCATCATATTCCAGATTTCCTGCCGCTTCGTAGCATCTTTGCAAAGGCATGTAGAGGTGATCGTCAATGACCTTGAAGTAGGAGTTCACCATCAGTTTTTCTAGGGATGGCAGTGAATCAAGCAGTAGCTGTCCACTGTAATGAAACTGCATACTCACAAACCCGATCGCCCTTGGATCAACTGCTGTGTATTTTTTGCGAATCTTGCCCACACTTTGAGCGATCGCTACTGAAAGTTGACCAACTGTTGGCAGTTGCGTATAACTTTCTAGCCTCAGATTCTGCCCATCGGCATTCAAGTCTATTTGTACTAGACGAGAATGCGAATTCTCTGTGTATATGTTGAGAGCTTGTTCCAATAAAAAACGAGAATCTGTGGCAATTTGCCAAGGATCAATTAGATCTGCGGAAATCCCATGGGCTTGCAACTGTCCCACCAGTAGACTTTCAGTCTTCGCCCATGCTTGAGCGCTAGAAAAACGCAAAGATTGCAATAGATTGGTTGCGGTAGATTTACGCCTTTCTGGGGAGAGGATTTCACCTAAATTATTAGATTGAATATCTCGTTTTGGTGAATCCGCTTGCAGATTTTGAATATACTTTTTTGCCCAAATGTTTGCGAGAGTCGGGACAGAATCACTGCTCACATTGTGAAAATCTTCTGCGAGATTATCTACAGAGGTATGTCTGATCATTGAGACTCCGAGAGTAAAAGATTTTTTAAATTATTGACATTATATTTCTTGCTTGGAACAGTAGCTAAGATTTAGGAAAAGCAAAACAATGATTGATTTCGCAATAATCACTTACAGCGTTTTGCGCTCAAACCCAAACCAAGAAAATTTTTGAAAGCGTTGCAACGCAACGCTTTCAAAAATTTTCTTGTGGTTCGTTTGATCGGTAATTGCTGTAGGGCATTGCTCAGCCAAGGGTGATAATCGCTGAATCTACCATTTCGTGCCAGCTAATACCAAAGCATATACCAAAGCATAAAATGGAGCGTAGCCATTTTGTGCTTTTAAAACCCTTACTGTGTCTGGTTTTTAATTGACGAATGTGTGGTGACACTTTCGTGATTCTTACCTGATAAACCGCAAAAGCAAAAAAACAAATGCTGCAATTGGGGCTTGGAAACCAAGCCCCTACCTTTACAGACATGTAGAGATTTGGTCTCCAAAACCTCTTTTACAGCACTAAGCGTTGTAAAAGAGGTTTTGGAGACATGATGACTATCTTTGATCTATGTAACAACATAGGTTTGGGTGGAGTTGGATAGAATTTCCACAATCAAACAGGGATTAGTAAATTCCATCTATTTTTGCTCAACAAAAATTTGCTGATTATCAACAAATAGAAACTCTAGAGGAATATGTCCTAGTCAACACCTAACGCCAGCGCCTTGACTGTTTCTGCCGCAATCAAGAAGGACTTTGGGTATTAAAGTCTTACTCTGGAGAACAAGATAAATTCCAATTGTCGAGCATCAATTTTGAAGGGAAATTTGCCGATCTTTATGAAGACGTGACATTTTAGCAAAGGCGATCGCCTATAATGCTCACTAGATAGCAAAGATACTTTTGCGGTGATTCCGATGCTCCAAATCGATCTCAAACATCTCCCCACCAGTGACGAATTACCCGATTCTGATGATACGTCTGTGGATAATGAAGACCAGAATTTTTTACCAAATCTATTATTGTTCTTATTGGAATATATTTGGAAAAGTCGCGACGATTGGTACTTTGGTGTCGATATGGGTATCTATCACACCACTGGCGTGAGTCCCAGAATTCCCAGAATTCCCGATGGATTTTTGAGCTTAGGTGTGGAGCGGCGTAAAAATGGCGGTTCGCGTAGCAGCTATGTGATGTGGGAAGAGGAATATACTGCACCGATTTTGACCTTAGAAGTTGTCTCCCATAGCTATGGTGATGAATATGAGAAAAAGCTAGATATTTATCGCAAATTGGGTGTCAAATATTATGTGATTTATAATCCTCAATTCTGGCGGCGCGATGGACATTTGCCCTTTGAGGTTTATACATTGGTTGACGGTAATTATCAATTGCAGATTGGTGAGCCGCTATGGATGCCAGAAATCGGTTTGGGGATTGGGCGTTGTGTATTGCCGAGCGATCGCTTTAGGCGCGAAGTTTTAAGTTGGTTTGATGACAGAGGTCAGCGTTATCTCACTACTGACGAACAGGCTGACATGGAAAGTCAGCGTGCTAATTTCGAGCGACAACGAGCTAATGCCGAAAATCAAAAGGCTCAGTCTGAGCAACTACGGGCTGATGCTGCCGAAAAACAGGTGGAGTTGTTGTTGGCAAAGTTGCGATCACTTGGTATTGATGAGGAGTAAAACGTCACTATCAAAATCGCGATCGCAAGAAATGTAAAATAGGTTTAGCTCATATTGTCGTGAAACTATGCCCGTACCCGTTGAACAGTTACTTAACTCCGAAATCCTCAAACCTGCTCGTTATTTAGGTAATGAGTTTGGCGCAGTGCATAAGCCTTGGGAGCAGGCGATCGTGCGCTGGTCGCTGACCTATCCTGAAATTTATGAGGTGGGTGCATCAAACTTGGGGCATATCATTCTTTACAGCATCATTAATTCTCAAGATGGGCAACTTTGCGATCGCGCCTATCTCCCCGCACCTGACCTCTCAGCAAAACTCCGCGAAACCAAAACAGATTTGTTTGCTGTCGAGTCTAAGCGATCGCTGCGGGAATTTGACATTTTAGGCTTTAGTCTTAGTTATGAACTAGGCGCAACCAATGTTTTGGAAATGTTTGACCTTGCCAATATTCCCATGACTTGGCGAGAAAGGAGTGAGTTAAGTATAGAGGAATGTCCTTTAATCTTTGCAGGGGGACAAACTGCCACTTCTAATCCTGAACCCTATGCGGACTTTTTTGATTTCTTTGCCCTTGGTGATGGTGAAGAACTATTACCTGAAATTGGCGAAGTTCTCAAAGCCTGCAAATTAGCAGGGAAGGATCGCCGTGAAACTCTCTTGGCGCTTGCCAATGAGGTTAATGGTGTCTATGTGCCAGCATTTTATGACATGGATGAGAAAACGGGCGCAGTTACTCCCAACCGTAGCGACGTTTCTCCCCGTGCGTTACGGCGGGTGGCTACACCAATGCCTGAACATAGTATTGGCTTAGTTCCCCTCGTGGAAACAGTTCACGATCGCCTCGTCATCGAAATTAGAAGAGGCTGTACTCGCGGCTGTCGCTTTTGCCAACCTGGGATGCTCACCCGTCCCGCCCGTGATGTCGAGCCTGAAAAAGTTGTCGATACCATTGAGAAAGCCATTCGTGAAACAGGATATAACGAGTTCTCTTTGCTTTCCCTATCCTGTTCCGATTATCTCGCCTTACCATCGGTAGGCGTACAGATCAAGAATCGCTTCAAAGATGAACATGTGACGCTCTCATTGCCTAGCCAAAGAGTCGATCGCTTTGATGAGAACATAGCCCATATGCTGCGTAGTGGTGATGGTCGTCAGCAGGGGCTAACCTTTGCCCCTGAAGCGGGAACCCAACGCTTGCGGGATGTGATTAATAAGGGCTTGACCGATGAAGAGCTATTGCAAGGTGTAAAAACTGCCTATGTTGAAGGTTGGGATAAGGTCAAACTCTATTTCATGATTGGCTTGCCGACGGAAACCGATGAAGATGTGATTGGTATCGTTAATACAGTGGAATGGCTCCAAAATGAATGCTCGCAAAAGGGAAGGAAGAAAATCTCCTTTAACTTGACTATTTCTAACTTCACGCCCAAGCCTCATACACCTTTTCAATGGTTCACTGTCTCTAGTGGTGAGTTTGTGCGGAAGCAGCAATTACTTCGCAAGGAGTTTCGTCGTCTCAGTGGAGTGAAAGTGAACTATACCGAAGTTCGCATCAGTGCGATGGAGGACTTTGTTGGGCGTGGCGATCGCCGTTTGGGTAAAGTGCTGTATCGTGCTTGGCAACTGGGTGCAGGTATGGACTCATGGTTTGAAAATACCGAAAAAGCTTTTGGCGCTTGGACACAGGCGATCGCCGAGGCAGATCTAGTTTGGGATGCACCATCGTTAAAAATGGAGGATGCTTTACCTTGGGATCACATTGATACGGGTATCGATAAACAATGGTTGATCGAAGATTGGGAAAGAGCGATCGCGGCTCAGATCGTTCCTGACTGTTCCTTTGGTGGTTGTTCCCATTGTGGAGTCTGTGGCCCTGAATTTGGACATAACGAGGTGATTCCACCGCCCGAAGTGCCGCCTATTTCTCTAGAGAAGCCCAAAGTACCGCCCAGAGTTCAACGCATCCGCCTCAAGTTTGGCAAATTAGGCGATATGAGTCTAATTTCTCATCTAGACCTGCATCGATTCTTCCAACGTGCGGCTAGGAGGGCTGCTTTGCCTGTTGCTCATACTGAAGGTTTCAATCCATTACCACGTATTTCCATCGCGAAGGCTCTGCCGCTCGGTCAAACTAGCAGCGCTGAGTTTGTGGATTTTGAGCTAACAGCAACTATGCCCATTGAAGAATTTCAAGAACGTTTCAAAGCAGAATTAGATGCGGATCTGCCAATTTATGCGATCGAAGAGGTTCCTGTTCATGCGCCTTCTTTGGATGCGATGCTCGAAGTGGCTGAATATACGCTCACTTGCGCCTTTATTACGCCAAAAGAACGTAATGCGGCGGATATTATGGATTTGCTAGAAGGTGCGAGTTATTGTGTGCTAGCAGCAACTTCGATCCAAATGCCGAAAGTCTCGAAATCAGGTCGCAATCAGATGTTGGAATTACGCGATCGCTTGTTTGCGATCAATGTCATCAACCCAGATCCTGAGTTGCCCAAAATCCATTTTATGGGAAGTTGTAAGCCTGATAGCAATCTCAAACCTGAGTATGTGGTCTATATGATGAATAAGTATCTTGCAGAAGAAGATGAAATTAAATTAGTCAAAGTTCATCGCGAATCGATGCGCTAATCATCCTAGGCAAGGGACTTAAGTCCCTTGCCTAAATGTTACTGACAGGACAAATTTAAGGCTTTAATATGGCTAAACTAACTCTACCGCAAGCTTGCTTTCTAATTCATCACAAAATACCTTTATCTCAAGTCTTTGATGCGACGGGTATGAAAAAGAAGGAATACCAAAAGGTAATGAAAGATTTGGGTATGACTATTGCGATTGGATTAAATCCTTGTACAGCAAGAGAAAGACATACTCTTAAAGATAAATATGGTCATTGCGTTCAATGTGAAACTAATAACTTCGCTTTTCAGAAACGTTACAACGAGTTGGGATTCATTTATGTTGCAAGCTCTGAGAGCATTGGATTAGTAAAAATTGGTACAGCAAAAGATACTGCAAAAAGAGAATACAGTCTGAATAACGTCGGATATGGTGGTTGTAATGATTGGAAAATCCAATTTACTCAACAATATGAGAAAATGGGTCGCATAGAATTTGATGTGCATCAATCTTTGAAAACTTACAGCGTTTCTAAAGAGTATTGGAGACAAGGTAATCCAGTTGAGTGTAGTGAGCTTTTTAACTGTTCAGTTGAATTAGCCATCAAAACTATTGAAGATAATATTTTGCGGTATCGATAATTAGACAATTTCTTGAATGCTAATCTTGAGTTTTCCAAAGTTAGTTTTATGCATAGATGCCAACATGACAGCAATCTCAACACTGAATATGTAATCTATATGATGAATAAGTATTTTGCAGAAGAGGAAAATTGCTCAAGGTTCGGTGGGCATCGATGCGCTAAAAAATAAGCAATACAGGTTTTTCTATGAAGGCGGCGCTCCGCGCCGCCTTCACTTATTTTAGACTGTTGCTGCTACAGGTACTGCATCCGTAGCTTCAGGGCTATTCTGCTCTGAAGGTGGTACAACTTGCCAGAACTTCGGCAAATAGCTAGACCAATTATCGAGAATTTCCTTCGCTCTAGAACTACCAGTATACTCATAGCTAGATTGAATCGATTCCTTTAGCTGATTCTCACCTGCGACGGTGCAAACCCGTTGGACTTTGAGAACTTCTTGGCTTAAGCGCTCTTTGAACTTACCATCAATATCAAGGAAATAAGCAATTCCGCCTGTCATCCCAGCGCCAACATTACGACCTGTGGTTCCTAGAACTACAACTACGCCACCCGTCATATATTCAGAGCAGTGGTCACCTGTTCCTTCCACTACTGCCTTTGCACCAGAGTTCCGCACTCCGAAACGTTCGCCAGCACGTCCATGCACAAACAGATAGCCACCCGTTGCTCCATATAGGCAGGTGTTGCCAATGATGGCATTGTCCGCAGGATTGAAGGTGCAATCAGGTTTTGGCTTGATGCTGATTGTGCCACCATTCATCCCTTTGCCAATGTAGTCATTGGCTTCACCGACTAGAGATAGATTCAAGCCATTGATATTGAATGCGCCGAAGCTTTGACCTGCTGCGCCTACAAATTCGAGATTGAGGTGGCTAGCTAGTCCAGAGTTACCATATTGCTTAGCGATCGCCCCAGATACTCTCGCAGGCACTGAACGATCAGTATTAACGATCGCATAGGTTTTACTTAAATCAGTTTGATTAGCGATCGCATCCTGCACTTCGAGATCTGCCAAGATTTCGTCATCAAGAACTGCACCATTGCTATGGGAAGTTGGAGAATGCTCTAACCAACTGCGATCGCTCTTGGTGTCAGGGAGATTGATGAGGCAACCTAAATCTACTTGATTGAGATTAAGTTTAGCGAGTTTCAAGTCTTGACGCTGAGCCAATAGGTCAGAACGTCCGATGATCTCTTTGAGGGATTTGTAACCGAGCTTCGCAAGGATTTGACGTACTTCTTCAGCGACAAAGTAAAGGAAGTTAACCACATGTTCAGGCGTTCCAGGGAAGCGTTTGCGGAACTGCTCTAGTTGCGAAGTGACACCGACGGGGCATTTGTTTGTGTGACATACTCGCGCCATGATACAACCTTCAGCAATCATCGCCGCCGTACCGAAGCCGTATTCTTCACCACCGAGGAGAGCGGCGATCGCCACATCCCAACCAGTTTTAAATCCGCCATCGACACGCAACAGGACGCGATCGCGCAATTTATTACCCATCAGCACCGTATGCACTTCTGCTAGCCCTAGTTCCCAAGGTGAGCCAGCGTGCTTAATCGAACTTAGGGGTGATGCGCCCGTACCACCATCGTAGCCAGAAATTTGGATGATGTCGGCATTTGCCTTAGCTACACCTGCGGCGATCGTGCCGATTCCAATTTCTGATACTAGTTTTACAGATACCTTTGCCGTGGGATTGATCTGATGCAAATCATAAATCAACTGCGCGAGGTCTTCGATGGAATAGATGTCATGGTGTGGAGGAGGCGAAATTAGCGATACCCCTGCTTTGGAATTTCTCAACATGGCAATATAGCTGCTGACTTTTGGTCCTGGCAACTGTCCGCCTTCTCCAGGTTTCGCACCTTGAGCGACTTTAATTTCTAGTTGATTAGAACTCACTAGATAGGAAGGAGTGACTCCAAAACGTCCCGATGCAATCTGTTTAATTGCTGAGTTTGCTGTGTCACCATTCTTCAAACCTTTGAGATGAGGGAATGTTGCCGAAATACCATTAGCATCCACATCATTAATTGGTAGATAGCGAATCGGATCTTCACCACCTTCACCGCAGTTCGATTTACCACCAACACGATTCATCGCGATCGCAAGGACTTCATGGGCTTCACGGCTCAAGGCTCCGAGGGACATGGCTCCCGTACAGAAGCGCTTCAGAATTTCAGAAACATCTTCGACTTCTTCTAGGGGAATGCTAGGGCGATCGCTCTTAAATTCGAGTAAATCACGTAGCGCCGTTGGTGTGCGATTCTGTAACTGTGTGCGATAGACTTCGTAATGATCATAGCCATCATCCGCTACTGCTTTATGCAAAGCCTTTGCCATTTCAGGACTGTTCATGTGGTACTCACCCGTGGGGCGATACTGCACAAAGCCGTAGTTCTCTAGCTTTTTGATTTGCAATTCAGGGAAGGCTTGAGAATGGAAACTGAGTAATTCCGATGCAATATCAGCGAAGTTAACACCACCAACGCGGGAAACTGTTCCCTTAAAGCAATTGGTAATTACTTCTTCGCCAATACCGATCGCCTCAAAGATTTGTGCGCCACTGTAGCTCGACAGGAGCGAAATCCCCATTTTCGAGAGAATCTTTAATAATCCGCCTTCAACTGCTTTACGATAGCTATCTTGAACCTGAGTAATTGTCAGGGACTTGATTTTGCCCTGTTGCATTTGCATTTGGGTCTTGGCTTTACCCCACCATTGGCGGGTGGTTTCCAAGGCTAGGTAAGGACAGATGGCACTGGCTCCATAACCGATCAAGCAAGCAAAATGATGGGTACTCCAACATTGAGCCGTTTCCACAATGATCGAAGCTTTCATCCGAAGCCCTTCGGTACAGAGACGGTGATGGACAGCACCCACGGCTAGCAATGGGGGAATATAGGCACTTTCAGCGCTCAAGTTGCGATCGCTTAAAATCAACAATTTTGCGCCATCACGAACCGCATTTACAGCAGCATCACTGAGCTTAGTGATCGCCTCCTTCAGTCCATTAGCTCCTGAGGCGATCGTGAATAACATATCTAATTTTGCCGAAGCAAAACCTAATGATTGCAGCTCATCAAGCTCTGCTTCATTGATTACGGGACTCTTTACCTTAATCTGATTAGCCGCCTCAGGAGTGGCAAGGAGCAAATTCGCTCTTTCTCCTAAGAACAT
This genomic stretch from Pseudanabaena galeata CCNP1313 harbors:
- a CDS encoding Uma2 family endonuclease, whose amino-acid sequence is MLQIDLKHLPTSDELPDSDDTSVDNEDQNFLPNLLLFLLEYIWKSRDDWYFGVDMGIYHTTGVSPRIPRIPDGFLSLGVERRKNGGSRSSYVMWEEEYTAPILTLEVVSHSYGDEYEKKLDIYRKLGVKYYVIYNPQFWRRDGHLPFEVYTLVDGNYQLQIGEPLWMPEIGLGIGRCVLPSDRFRREVLSWFDDRGQRYLTTDEQADMESQRANFERQRANAENQKAQSEQLRADAAEKQVELLLAKLRSLGIDEE
- a CDS encoding TIGR03960 family B12-binding radical SAM protein → MPVPVEQLLNSEILKPARYLGNEFGAVHKPWEQAIVRWSLTYPEIYEVGASNLGHIILYSIINSQDGQLCDRAYLPAPDLSAKLRETKTDLFAVESKRSLREFDILGFSLSYELGATNVLEMFDLANIPMTWRERSELSIEECPLIFAGGQTATSNPEPYADFFDFFALGDGEELLPEIGEVLKACKLAGKDRRETLLALANEVNGVYVPAFYDMDEKTGAVTPNRSDVSPRALRRVATPMPEHSIGLVPLVETVHDRLVIEIRRGCTRGCRFCQPGMLTRPARDVEPEKVVDTIEKAIRETGYNEFSLLSLSCSDYLALPSVGVQIKNRFKDEHVTLSLPSQRVDRFDENIAHMLRSGDGRQQGLTFAPEAGTQRLRDVINKGLTDEELLQGVKTAYVEGWDKVKLYFMIGLPTETDEDVIGIVNTVEWLQNECSQKGRKKISFNLTISNFTPKPHTPFQWFTVSSGEFVRKQQLLRKEFRRLSGVKVNYTEVRISAMEDFVGRGDRRLGKVLYRAWQLGAGMDSWFENTEKAFGAWTQAIAEADLVWDAPSLKMEDALPWDHIDTGIDKQWLIEDWERAIAAQIVPDCSFGGCSHCGVCGPEFGHNEVIPPPEVPPISLEKPKVPPRVQRIRLKFGKLGDMSLISHLDLHRFFQRAARRAALPVAHTEGFNPLPRISIAKALPLGQTSSAEFVDFELTATMPIEEFQERFKAELDADLPIYAIEEVPVHAPSLDAMLEVAEYTLTCAFITPKERNAADIMDLLEGASYCVLAATSIQMPKVSKSGRNQMLELRDRLFAINVINPDPELPKIHFMGSCKPDSNLKPEYVVYMMNKYLAEEDEIKLVKVHRESMR
- a CDS encoding GIY-YIG nuclease family protein; the encoded protein is MAKLTLPQACFLIHHKIPLSQVFDATGMKKKEYQKVMKDLGMTIAIGLNPCTARERHTLKDKYGHCVQCETNNFAFQKRYNELGFIYVASSESIGLVKIGTAKDTAKREYSLNNVGYGGCNDWKIQFTQQYEKMGRIEFDVHQSLKTYSVSKEYWRQGNPVECSELFNCSVELAIKTIEDNILRYR
- the gltB gene encoding glutamate synthase large subunit; translated protein: MEVSRVNISQSNQSGTNNLVQGPYWLVEERDACGVGFIADKEGRASHKIVSNSLKALTCMEHRGGCSADQDSGDGAGLMTAIPWGLLQKEFTDLAIDPEHSALGMFFLPQDEDHAAKCRAITERIAAEEGLKLLRWRIVPVNPEVLGVQARENQPQIEQAIFVADADHQQIDQIERAIYITRRRIKLEVKKLAPDLPSDFYVPSLSNATVIYKGMVRSAVLDAFYADLQNPDYVSAYAIYHRRFSTNTLPKWPLAQPMRFLGHNGEINTLQGNTNWFLARQGDLTHPTWVDAKGDRLKDLLPILKPNESDSATLDHVFELLIETGHSPLEAMMILVPEAYENQPDLSDRQAIVDFYEYYSGLQEAWDGPALLAFSDGKIVGAALDRNGLRPARYMITNDGMVIVSSEAGTVDIPETDIIEKGRLGPGQTIAVDLQTHEILHNWEIKERVAKAHPYGEWIKQYRKNLEVKPFAEVPTLDEQKVLTYQTAFGYTLEDVEMVIEAMAQDGKEPVFCMGDDAPLAFLSQRPHLLYDYFKQRFAQVTNPPIDPLREGTVMSLSMFLGERANLLLATPEAANQIKVKSPVINEAELDELQSLGFASAKLDMLFTIASGANGLKEAITKLSDAAVNAVRDGAKLLILSDRNLSAESAYIPPLLAVGAVHHRLCTEGLRMKASIIVETAQCWSTHHFACLIGYGASAICPYLALETTRQWWGKAKTQMQMQQGKIKSLTITQVQDSYRKAVEGGLLKILSKMGISLLSSYSGAQIFEAIGIGEEVITNCFKGTVSRVGGVNFADIASELLSFHSQAFPELQIKKLENYGFVQYRPTGEYHMNSPEMAKALHKAVADDGYDHYEVYRTQLQNRTPTALRDLLEFKSDRPSIPLEEVEDVSEILKRFCTGAMSLGALSREAHEVLAIAMNRVGGKSNCGEGGEDPIRYLPINDVDANGISATFPHLKGLKNGDTANSAIKQIASGRFGVTPSYLVSSNQLEIKVAQGAKPGEGGQLPGPKVSSYIAMLRNSKAGVSLISPPPHHDIYSIEDLAQLIYDLHQINPTAKVSVKLVSEIGIGTIAAGVAKANADIIQISGYDGGTGASPLSSIKHAGSPWELGLAEVHTVLMGNKLRDRVLLRVDGGFKTGWDVAIAALLGGEEYGFGTAAMIAEGCIMARVCHTNKCPVGVTSQLEQFRKRFPGTPEHVVNFLYFVAEEVRQILAKLGYKSLKEIIGRSDLLAQRQDLKLAKLNLNQVDLGCLINLPDTKSDRSWLEHSPTSHSNGAVLDDEILADLEVQDAIANQTDLSKTYAIVNTDRSVPARVSGAIAKQYGNSGLASHLNLEFVGAAGQSFGAFNINGLNLSLVGEANDYIGKGMNGGTISIKPKPDCTFNPADNAIIGNTCLYGATGGYLFVHGRAGERFGVRNSGAKAVVEGTGDHCSEYMTGGVVVVLGTTGRNVGAGMTGGIAYFLDIDGKFKERLSQEVLKVQRVCTVAGENQLKESIQSSYEYTGSSRAKEILDNWSSYLPKFWQVVPPSEQNSPEATDAVPVAATV
- a CDS encoding UDP-N-acetylmuramoyl-tripeptide--D-alanyl-D-alanine ligase; protein product: MTCICTISQAIAITSATVANIDENAQNKEIRGVISDSRKLKAGELFVALIGENFDGHGFVAQAIAQGAVAAIVSREWASSTAAAGLPVLAVDNTIAAYQDLARWWRSQFSNPVVAITGSVGKTTTKEIIASMLACYVTTADHRVHKSQANHNNDIGVAQTLLAIAPEQDDFVVVEMGMRGLGEIERLAKTALPTVSVITNVGTAHIGRLGSREAIAQAKCELLAETPPTGTVVLNASNPLLLETASKVWEGKTLTYGLGTGDINGELIDNQLQVEGLTWELPLPGRHNALNFLAGLAVLKALNLDWARTTQGLGKLDLPFGRAQLYELPQDVIILDETYNASPEGMLAALRQLADMPAKRHWAVLGTMKELGEMSTQLHRQVGEAISKLGIEGAIILTDGEADAILAGANGSLKYAIACQSYEDITQTLLQKVKSGDRILFKASRSVGMDQVVKAFRQTWQ